The Spirosoma radiotolerans genome has a window encoding:
- a CDS encoding ArnT family glycosyltransferase: protein MSILYFLSLVLFVIYVGWLSSRVCRRSLTEWWLTTFLLGAGSVILTGFLLSALYQTANSVVWAGSVFVTASVLGAILTFLIPRQERFSVRHLVQERWQTGRAWFGELSSYPRFLFSILFITLAIIAVTNLLLVLFTVPNEWDSMTGHLNRVMQYIQRGTMRHFGGTNWNIDTYPKSVCTLQIYTFLMTGHFENGFKFIHHLSYWTAIVAVFGIVQRIGQNRLSASFFCALAYALLPDFLMQAITTETDIVLTAYLSVLLYMLFTYRNTGTQQAADNRYLYLAGMAFGIAFGHKITFALLLPSVFVIMIYTVFLSRSLAITFGRTWRLAGAIVVGVCLWTLPTGYLKNIEVFGHPIGPPTALKHQSVERAGSLGNLLEQGSRNMVRYGFDHINLDGIRNVKAGATVNHAMRQPLVLVEDKLHMRLDEETDFSIQPFAFDRKFVFYNANPYWGIFGFGLVFPLLILVLVGFIRSTPHLYLGVALLLHFAALSYSAPYDPFKGRYFIETGLFGITFLALIFLHPRTSVDVPERTLWKTYVGLVTGLGCMSALMCVFLNTRALPFAWTAPDGNTFPSAFQADRIRQITIGRPDTYIPYKRFDELVPANATVALATINDDYEYPLYGPELSRRLIAIHPFEQGLKPIPKNADYLFFDKSVITPRPGDIRLGTDTTLRALMIVPGEDYYLRKLH, encoded by the coding sequence ATGAGTATTCTTTATTTTCTTTCGCTCGTTCTGTTTGTCATTTATGTCGGTTGGTTATCGTCGCGTGTGTGCCGACGATCGCTAACCGAATGGTGGTTAACGACCTTTTTGCTGGGTGCCGGGAGCGTTATTCTGACGGGCTTCCTGTTGTCGGCACTTTATCAAACAGCTAACTCAGTTGTCTGGGCCGGTTCGGTATTTGTTACGGCATCGGTGTTAGGCGCCATATTAACCTTCCTGATTCCTCGTCAGGAACGGTTCTCGGTCAGGCATCTTGTTCAGGAACGCTGGCAGACCGGCCGGGCCTGGTTCGGAGAATTATCGTCCTATCCCCGGTTTCTCTTTTCTATTTTATTCATAACCCTGGCGATCATTGCCGTCACCAATTTGTTGCTGGTGCTATTTACCGTACCGAACGAATGGGATAGCATGACCGGTCACCTGAACCGGGTTATGCAATACATACAGCGGGGTACGATGCGGCACTTTGGCGGCACCAACTGGAACATTGACACGTACCCAAAAAGTGTTTGTACGCTTCAGATCTACACCTTTTTGATGACCGGCCATTTTGAAAACGGCTTCAAATTTATTCATCACCTGAGTTACTGGACGGCCATTGTGGCCGTCTTCGGAATTGTGCAGCGCATTGGTCAAAATCGGTTGTCTGCCAGTTTTTTCTGCGCGTTGGCCTACGCCCTGCTGCCCGATTTTCTGATGCAGGCCATCACCACCGAAACTGATATTGTCCTGACTGCTTACCTAAGCGTTTTGCTGTACATGCTGTTCACCTACCGGAATACGGGAACGCAACAGGCAGCCGACAATCGCTATCTGTATCTGGCAGGTATGGCCTTTGGCATTGCGTTTGGGCACAAAATTACTTTCGCTCTGCTCCTGCCTTCCGTATTCGTCATCATGATCTATACGGTTTTTCTGTCGCGTTCGCTGGCCATCACCTTTGGCCGAACCTGGCGACTGGCGGGAGCCATTGTTGTTGGCGTATGTTTATGGACGTTGCCAACGGGATATCTAAAGAACATCGAAGTATTTGGCCACCCAATCGGCCCGCCAACAGCGCTTAAACACCAGTCCGTAGAGCGGGCCGGGTCATTAGGCAATTTGCTGGAACAGGGAAGCCGCAACATGGTTCGTTATGGGTTCGATCATATCAATCTGGATGGCATCCGAAATGTGAAAGCAGGCGCCACCGTCAACCATGCCATGCGCCAGCCCCTGGTCTTGGTCGAAGATAAGCTGCACATGCGGCTGGACGAAGAGACCGACTTTTCCATCCAACCCTTTGCCTTCGACCGTAAGTTCGTCTTTTATAATGCCAATCCGTACTGGGGTATTTTTGGCTTTGGCCTGGTGTTCCCCTTACTGATTCTGGTACTGGTTGGCTTCATTCGGTCGACGCCCCACCTCTACCTGGGGGTAGCCTTACTGCTTCATTTTGCGGCCCTCTCCTACTCGGCTCCTTACGATCCGTTCAAAGGGCGTTACTTCATTGAAACCGGCTTGTTCGGCATTACATTTCTGGCTCTGATTTTCCTGCATCCACGTACATCCGTCGATGTGCCGGAGCGAACCCTTTGGAAAACCTATGTGGGCCTTGTTACCGGACTGGGCTGTATGTCGGCCCTGATGTGCGTCTTCCTGAATACGCGCGCCTTGCCCTTCGCCTGGACAGCTCCCGATGGAAACACCTTCCCGTCGGCTTTTCAGGCCGACCGAATTCGGCAGATAACGATTGGCCGTCCGGATACCTATATTCCGTACAAACGCTTCGATGAGTTGGTACCGGCCAATGCAACCGTGGCGCTTGCTACCATCAACGATGATTATGAATATCCGCTTTACGGCCCCGAACTGTCTCGTCGGCTTATTGCTATTCATCCCTTCGAACAGGGGCTCAAGCCAATTCCAAAAAATGCAGATTATCTTTTCTTCGATAAAAGCGTCATAACTCCGCGGCCCGGCGATATTCGTTTGGGGACCGATACCACCCTGCGTGCCCTGA
- a CDS encoding DegT/DnrJ/EryC1/StrS family aminotransferase, which yields MINVTKSYLPDLDEYNAYLKGIWERVHLTNDGPLVRKLEDQLKEFLDVKYLKFCTNGTIVLQLALKALDIKKEVITTPFSYVATTNALLWEGCTPIFADISPDDYNIDPDKIESLITENTQAIMATHVYGNACRIEQIQAIATKYNLKVIYDAAHTFGARYKGKSILSYGDLSTCSFHATKVFHTGEGGCIVTNDGEMAEKLHHFRSFGHQNDTYFGVGINAKNSELHAAMGLCVLPKVPELITARKERFGFYDSRLDFSKITRPSLLPGMDYNYAYYPVVFESEEILLRVMDALKADEIMPRRYFYPSLNTLDFTFAPGSDTAQPCPVSEDVALRVLCLPLYPDLAEADIDRIASIVNLVVATVPESV from the coding sequence ATGATTAACGTCACTAAATCATATCTGCCAGACCTCGACGAGTACAATGCTTACTTGAAAGGGATTTGGGAGCGTGTTCATTTAACCAACGACGGTCCACTTGTTCGAAAACTGGAAGATCAGTTGAAGGAATTTCTGGATGTAAAATACCTGAAATTCTGTACCAATGGAACCATTGTTCTACAGTTGGCCCTAAAAGCGCTGGATATTAAGAAAGAGGTCATCACGACCCCGTTTTCGTACGTTGCTACGACCAATGCCCTGCTGTGGGAAGGTTGTACACCCATTTTTGCCGATATCAGTCCGGACGATTATAATATCGATCCCGATAAAATTGAGTCGCTCATTACGGAAAATACACAGGCGATCATGGCTACCCACGTGTATGGTAATGCTTGTCGGATTGAGCAGATTCAGGCTATTGCGACCAAGTATAACCTGAAAGTCATCTACGATGCGGCCCATACGTTTGGGGCTCGCTATAAAGGGAAGTCTATTTTAAGTTATGGTGATCTGAGCACCTGTAGTTTCCACGCTACCAAGGTTTTTCACACGGGTGAAGGCGGTTGTATTGTGACCAACGACGGTGAGATGGCCGAAAAGCTGCATCATTTTCGCTCCTTTGGCCACCAGAATGACACGTACTTCGGGGTGGGCATCAATGCTAAAAACTCGGAGTTACATGCCGCCATGGGATTGTGTGTTCTGCCAAAGGTTCCAGAATTGATTACGGCTCGCAAGGAACGGTTTGGCTTTTATGACAGTCGACTGGACTTTAGTAAAATTACCCGACCGTCGTTATTGCCCGGCATGGACTACAATTATGCCTATTACCCGGTTGTTTTTGAGTCGGAAGAGATCTTGCTGCGGGTGATGGATGCCTTGAAAGCCGATGAAATAATGCCCCGTCGATATTTTTACCCGTCGCTAAACACACTGGATTTTACATTTGCTCCGGGTTCCGATACCGCTCAGCCCTGCCCCGTGTCGGAAGATGTGGCGCTTCGGGTATTGTGTCTGCCACTTTATCCGGATTTGGCCGAAGCGGACATCGATCGAATTGCTTCCATTGTTAACCTGGTCGTGGCTACCGTACCCGAAAGCGTTTAA
- a CDS encoding ABC transporter ATP-binding protein, whose product MSVITVENISKQYIIDHQKGKGANTLRDVITENFRAMFGSKKDQNTVTHEEFWALRDVNFAIEQGDRVGIVGHNGAGKSTILKILSKIIEPTTGTVRIKGRVASLLEVGTGFHPELTGRENIYLNGSLLGMSRSEIRKQFDEIVAFAGVEKFLDTPVKRYSSGMYVRLGFAISAHLDPEIMIVDEVLAVGDAEFQKKSLGKMRDNSASGRTIIFVSHNLTAVQALCNKTLYFEKGRLIEQGETNQVIASYLSKVSKTRLAREWATPEEAPGNDLVRVRRVELTPDYLDELTHIDVRTSMKFRFEFWNLMDHANLNLSLHLNSMTGECIFNIGTLSQPYGKGLIVGECTIPGYFLNDGSYTISMMIVKDTVTPLYVMEEAITFDVEDYREGIAWYGKWPGYVRPQIPFHTKMLEPVTSEQ is encoded by the coding sequence ATGTCTGTTATTACTGTCGAAAATATAAGCAAGCAATACATCATTGACCACCAAAAGGGCAAAGGTGCCAATACGCTGCGCGATGTTATTACGGAAAACTTCCGGGCAATGTTCGGCAGTAAAAAAGATCAGAATACCGTCACGCATGAAGAGTTTTGGGCTCTGCGTGATGTCAATTTCGCCATTGAGCAGGGCGATCGGGTTGGTATCGTGGGGCACAATGGTGCGGGAAAATCCACCATACTTAAAATTCTGAGCAAAATCATCGAGCCGACGACCGGCACGGTACGCATCAAGGGGCGGGTTGCCAGTTTGCTTGAGGTCGGCACGGGTTTTCACCCAGAGCTAACCGGGCGGGAGAACATTTACCTGAACGGATCGTTGCTTGGCATGAGCCGCAGTGAAATTCGGAAGCAGTTCGATGAAATTGTGGCCTTTGCTGGCGTTGAGAAGTTTCTGGATACGCCCGTTAAACGATACTCATCCGGTATGTATGTCCGGCTGGGTTTTGCCATTTCGGCCCACCTCGACCCTGAAATCATGATTGTCGATGAGGTTCTGGCCGTAGGTGATGCTGAATTCCAGAAAAAAAGCCTCGGCAAAATGCGGGATAATTCGGCGAGCGGCCGGACAATTATTTTTGTGAGCCATAACCTCACGGCTGTACAGGCACTTTGTAATAAGACGCTCTACTTCGAAAAAGGACGGCTTATTGAACAGGGCGAAACCAACCAGGTCATTGCCTCGTACTTGAGCAAAGTATCAAAAACACGGCTTGCCCGCGAATGGGCTACCCCCGAAGAAGCACCCGGCAATGACCTGGTACGTGTTCGCCGGGTAGAACTCACTCCCGACTATCTCGATGAACTCACCCATATTGATGTCCGGACGTCGATGAAGTTCCGGTTTGAGTTCTGGAACCTGATGGACCACGCCAATCTGAACTTAAGCTTGCATCTCAACTCGATGACGGGTGAGTGCATCTTCAATATCGGGACGCTCTCGCAGCCGTATGGCAAAGGCCTGATTGTGGGTGAGTGTACGATTCCAGGGTATTTCCTTAATGACGGCTCCTATACCATCTCGATGATGATTGTTAAGGATACCGTCACTCCGCTCTACGTTATGGAAGAAGCTATTACCTTTGATGTGGAAGATTACCGGGAAGGAATTGCCTGGTATGGCAAATGGCCGGGTTATGTGCGCCCCCAAATTCCCTTCCACACAAAAATGCTGGAACCTGTCACGAGTGAACAGTAA
- a CDS encoding ABC transporter permease, giving the protein MKTHEVIIQPGRSERHYWRDLWRNRELMLILSMRDVSVRYKQTALGTAWGLIRPLITMMIMVLVFSKIAKLPADPGIPYPLMVLGGITVWTFFATAFTQISNSVTMNANLVTKVYFPRLIMPISSIAVSFIDFLVSLGLFIVLAMWYRFVPDWHLLLLPAFIVLALLASFAFGLFFAAVNVKFRDIGQLIPFIVQVGFYVCPIAYSSRLVEGKSDEFWYPFYWMNPMVGIIDGFRWSLLGEKAYFNPQSLLLSVGIVGVCLFLSLYFFRKRENTFVDDI; this is encoded by the coding sequence TTGAAAACCCACGAAGTTATCATTCAACCTGGTCGCTCTGAGCGGCATTACTGGCGCGATCTGTGGAGAAACCGCGAGTTGATGCTTATCCTGTCGATGCGGGATGTATCTGTCCGGTACAAGCAAACAGCCCTTGGTACTGCCTGGGGACTCATTCGTCCGCTGATAACCATGATGATTATGGTGCTTGTTTTCAGCAAAATTGCGAAACTTCCTGCCGATCCGGGTATTCCGTATCCACTCATGGTGCTGGGCGGTATTACGGTCTGGACATTTTTCGCCACCGCTTTTACGCAGATCAGCAACAGCGTAACCATGAATGCCAACCTGGTCACCAAGGTGTATTTCCCCCGGCTGATCATGCCCATAAGCTCCATCGCGGTTAGTTTCATCGACTTTCTGGTGTCTTTGGGTTTGTTTATTGTGCTGGCCATGTGGTACCGATTCGTGCCCGACTGGCACCTGCTTCTGTTGCCTGCGTTCATCGTACTGGCACTCCTGGCTTCGTTTGCGTTCGGGCTTTTCTTTGCGGCCGTTAACGTAAAATTCAGAGACATTGGTCAACTTATCCCCTTTATTGTTCAGGTTGGCTTCTATGTTTGTCCAATTGCCTACAGCAGCCGTCTTGTCGAGGGGAAATCGGACGAGTTCTGGTATCCATTTTACTGGATGAACCCAATGGTGGGTATAATTGATGGCTTTCGCTGGTCTTTGCTTGGCGAAAAAGCGTATTTTAACCCGCAAAGTCTGCTCCTATCGGTTGGCATCGTGGGCGTCTGCTTATTTTTGTCGCTTTACTTCTTTCGTAAACGCGAGAACACTTTTGTTGATGATATTTAA
- a CDS encoding GumC domain-containing protein: MASINENDTINTNQLAASRPLPPDQISPKSVVLRIAQLKYVFHRNWRLLLILVAIGGVIGFIYDLVHKTRITYTGTIMFNLGGGSSSGGFGELGQLAGAFGLTSGAPDANIFAGDNFLIYAKSRPVVEKTLMQTDTINGKDTLLVNYYIRHSGIRDKEWEDNDSLRAFYFKRAKLPNEYTKLEQIAMSDIYTRIGTEMAVKQPERKSSFMELSCFMEDERLAATFLTKHLKTIEADYQKKQTKKTREMYDLLTSRADSLAKRISGTENSLAEYMDQNQQVIVAQARIRESKLTRNSSFLTTLYYQALTQADNMRLSLIRETPLFTIVKPVYFPLYREVIKTAGMQIGIVLGLILSLIVIFFRETYRSVMKE; this comes from the coding sequence ATGGCTTCTATAAACGAAAACGATACCATCAATACGAATCAACTGGCAGCCTCCCGACCGTTGCCTCCTGACCAGATTTCCCCAAAATCTGTTGTATTGCGTATTGCTCAACTAAAGTACGTATTCCACCGCAACTGGAGATTACTGCTCATTCTGGTTGCCATTGGAGGGGTTATTGGTTTTATCTATGACCTGGTCCACAAGACCCGAATTACTTACACGGGCACCATTATGTTTAACCTGGGCGGTGGTTCATCAAGCGGTGGATTTGGCGAACTTGGCCAGTTGGCGGGTGCTTTTGGCCTGACTTCGGGAGCACCGGATGCCAATATATTTGCGGGTGACAACTTCCTGATTTATGCCAAATCCCGACCAGTCGTTGAGAAAACACTCATGCAGACGGATACCATCAATGGCAAAGACACGCTGTTGGTTAATTACTACATCCGGCATAGCGGCATACGGGATAAAGAATGGGAAGATAACGATTCCCTTCGGGCCTTTTATTTTAAGCGGGCCAAACTACCAAACGAATACACAAAACTGGAGCAGATTGCCATGTCGGATATTTATACCCGCATTGGCACGGAGATGGCCGTTAAACAGCCGGAACGGAAATCGTCCTTTATGGAGCTAAGCTGTTTCATGGAAGATGAAAGGCTGGCCGCTACATTCCTGACCAAGCACTTGAAAACGATTGAGGCTGATTATCAGAAAAAGCAGACGAAAAAAACCCGTGAGATGTATGATCTGCTTACCTCACGAGCCGATTCTCTGGCCAAACGCATTTCGGGTACCGAGAATTCGCTGGCGGAGTATATGGATCAGAATCAGCAGGTTATCGTCGCCCAGGCCCGTATCCGAGAAAGTAAACTGACGCGAAACTCCAGCTTCCTGACAACACTCTATTATCAGGCGCTGACACAAGCCGACAACATGCGCTTATCGCTTATTCGGGAAACACCGCTGTTCACCATTGTCAAGCCTGTTTATTTTCCATTGTACCGGGAGGTAATCAAAACAGCTGGTATGCAGATCGGTATTGTTTTAGGTCTTATTTTGTCCCTTATCGTTATTTTCTTTCGGGAGACTTATCGCTCCGTTATGAAAGAGTAA
- a CDS encoding polysaccharide biosynthesis/export family protein — MQNLRIFHVLSPKFFLFVVAFTQRWFSGRLAILFLSVVGITAQAQVALPSGAGTTASPGLARPGAQSGLPAGTALPQGVNANNLPANVQQQIKGRSGQTQAQPGVKGRTSPTSQSRTDRKQVTNPANGQQVSLTDTTDPGPQTDEELVKAGAERAQRREQEEKRRKTFGYSLFNDPAMERTFEPNLNIATPRNYVVGPGDQLNIQMYGYSEADFTQAVSPDGNVYFAQATGIGPVFVSGLTVEQTKARIISRLSKRFVGLRNSSYGPQNTFLEVSLGGTIRSIRVTVTGDAVRPGTYTLSSLSTVMNAIYQAGGPNDIGSYRKVQLIRNNKIAATLDLYDYLLNGIQRNDLRLQDNDNIRFTTFLEKVEITGTVKRANIFEMIPGETLERLLFYAGDFAAQAYKNRLKVTRLTDREIKVIDVTTPEFKTFVMQDGDLVNVERLLDRFENQVTIEGAVYRTGQYSLDNNRTLKQLINTAEGLKGDAFTGRITIVRTREDLAIENLSINLANVLAGTDPDIPLQREDQVIIPSRFDLVQQATVSILGEVNLPDPGMPYMANMTLNDILLRAGGLKESAAASMVEVIRRKKDADPRSPSAQIAETFRFNVNRDLSISTDANRDFILEPFDQIIVRRSPNYAVQTYAYVAGEVIIPGSYPIRSKDQKISDLVVQAGGLTPQAYVEGATLIRPVKLSNEELKRRQKAIEEVADNANKTAVETEVIEPNTSEAIGINLKKILAKPGSSEDILLQEGDTLRIPKLLETVRIQGEVQLPNTVKFRTGQTFQDYISQTGGFTSKSQRKRAFVIYANGSVDRTRKFMFFNVYPRVEPGSEIVIPKRTAVPLTAQQILGSTVGIAGSLLTLVTTLLLITRVQ; from the coding sequence ATGCAAAATCTAAGAATTTTCCACGTCTTATCGCCAAAATTTTTTCTTTTTGTTGTCGCTTTTACTCAGCGGTGGTTTAGTGGTCGTCTAGCGATTCTGTTCCTATCAGTAGTTGGAATAACGGCTCAGGCACAAGTGGCCCTTCCGTCGGGAGCGGGCACAACAGCATCGCCTGGTTTAGCTCGTCCCGGAGCGCAATCGGGCTTACCAGCGGGTACTGCCCTGCCGCAGGGCGTCAATGCAAATAACCTGCCAGCCAATGTTCAGCAGCAAATAAAAGGACGTTCGGGGCAGACTCAGGCTCAACCGGGCGTTAAAGGACGTACATCACCAACATCACAATCACGTACGGACAGAAAGCAGGTTACCAATCCAGCAAATGGTCAGCAGGTGTCATTAACGGATACAACCGACCCAGGGCCGCAAACCGACGAGGAATTAGTTAAGGCAGGTGCTGAACGGGCTCAACGTCGTGAACAGGAAGAAAAACGCCGGAAAACGTTCGGCTATTCGCTCTTCAACGATCCAGCTATGGAGAGAACGTTTGAGCCTAATTTAAACATAGCCACACCCCGTAATTATGTCGTTGGTCCTGGAGATCAGCTAAATATTCAAATGTATGGGTATTCGGAAGCCGATTTCACCCAGGCCGTTTCGCCCGATGGGAATGTCTATTTCGCGCAGGCTACAGGGATTGGGCCGGTTTTTGTGTCAGGTCTGACCGTCGAGCAAACGAAAGCGCGAATTATATCCCGGCTATCGAAACGATTTGTCGGTTTACGCAACTCGTCGTATGGTCCCCAAAATACGTTTCTGGAAGTTTCTCTGGGCGGAACGATCCGCAGTATACGCGTAACGGTTACCGGCGATGCGGTGCGGCCCGGCACCTATACCCTCTCGTCTTTATCAACTGTGATGAATGCCATTTATCAGGCAGGCGGCCCAAACGATATAGGCTCATACCGTAAGGTTCAACTCATCCGGAATAATAAGATAGCCGCAACACTCGACCTCTATGATTACCTGCTGAATGGTATTCAGCGCAACGACCTTCGGCTGCAGGACAACGACAATATCCGGTTTACGACCTTTCTAGAAAAAGTAGAAATCACCGGTACGGTGAAGCGCGCCAATATCTTTGAAATGATTCCAGGGGAAACACTCGAGCGTCTGCTGTTTTATGCCGGCGATTTTGCGGCCCAAGCCTACAAAAACCGCCTGAAGGTGACCCGGCTTACCGACCGTGAGATAAAAGTCATTGATGTAACGACGCCCGAATTCAAAACCTTCGTCATGCAGGATGGAGACCTTGTCAACGTAGAGCGGCTTCTCGACCGTTTCGAAAATCAGGTTACGATTGAAGGCGCTGTTTACCGAACGGGCCAGTATTCACTCGACAATAACCGTACACTCAAACAACTCATCAATACAGCTGAGGGCCTCAAAGGCGATGCGTTTACAGGACGTATTACAATTGTTCGGACGCGGGAAGATCTGGCCATTGAAAACCTGTCGATCAACCTGGCCAATGTACTGGCTGGTACCGATCCCGATATTCCTTTGCAACGCGAAGACCAGGTCATTATTCCCTCTCGCTTCGATCTGGTGCAGCAGGCAACGGTTTCGATACTTGGTGAAGTAAATTTGCCCGACCCAGGCATGCCTTACATGGCCAATATGACCCTGAACGACATCCTGCTGCGGGCAGGTGGTCTGAAAGAATCAGCAGCCGCTTCGATGGTGGAAGTTATCCGTCGGAAAAAGGATGCCGATCCGCGCTCACCGTCGGCCCAGATTGCGGAGACATTTCGCTTTAACGTAAATCGTGATCTGTCGATCAGTACTGATGCCAACCGAGATTTCATTCTGGAGCCCTTCGATCAGATCATTGTGCGCCGGTCGCCAAACTACGCGGTCCAAACCTATGCTTATGTGGCGGGTGAAGTAATCATTCCCGGATCGTATCCCATTCGGAGCAAGGATCAGAAAATTTCGGATCTCGTTGTTCAGGCAGGTGGCCTGACGCCACAAGCCTATGTAGAAGGCGCAACGCTTATCCGCCCCGTTAAGCTGAGCAATGAGGAATTAAAGAGAAGACAAAAGGCGATTGAAGAAGTGGCCGACAATGCGAACAAAACGGCCGTAGAGACCGAAGTTATTGAGCCTAACACCTCGGAGGCCATTGGTATCAACCTGAAGAAAATTCTGGCTAAACCCGGCTCCTCCGAAGATATTCTGCTTCAGGAAGGGGATACACTACGTATTCCTAAATTACTCGAAACGGTACGGATACAAGGTGAAGTGCAATTGCCCAATACGGTTAAATTCAGAACCGGGCAGACGTTCCAGGATTATATTTCACAAACGGGTGGTTTCACCTCTAAATCGCAGCGCAAACGGGCCTTTGTCATTTATGCCAATGGCTCCGTTGACCGGACTCGTAAGTTCATGTTCTTTAATGTGTATCCACGGGTGGAACCAGGTTCTGAAATAGTTATTCCAAAACGGACGGCGGTTCCGCTTACGGCTCAACAGATACTGGGGTCGACCGTTGGCATCGCCGGTTCCTTGCTGACCCTTGTCACGACGCTTCTCCTGATTACCCGAGTTCAATAA
- a CDS encoding DNA topoisomerase IV subunit B: protein MAELLNQSVQYNEDSIRSLDWREHIRLRPGMYIGKLGDGSAADDGIYVLIKETIDNCIDEHVMGFGKVIDVRVTDHRVEVRDYGRGIPLGKVVEVVSKINTGGKYDSGAFQKSVGLNGVGTKAVNALSTYFRVQAFRDGRTVWAEFERGELKQQGEDVTNERNGTLICFEPDDTVFKHFHFIPQFLENMIWNYCYLNAGLTISFNKQKYISQNGLLDLLRDKTKKDEESLRYPIIHLKGNDLEIAMTHGNQYGEEYYSFVNGQYTTQGGTHLNALKEAVVETVRRHFDKNYEVSDIRSSIIAAISIRVQEPVFESQTKTKLGSQNMSPEPNAQSVSSFVKDFVKERLDDFLHMNPAVREALKKRIEQSERERKELAGIKKLANDRAKKASLHNKKLRDCRNHLPDLKAEDRYQSTLFITEGDSASGSITKSRNVQSQAVFSLRGKPLNCFGLTKKVVYENEEFNLLQHALDIEEGLEGLRYNRIVIATDADVDGMHIRLLMLTFFLQFFPDLVRNGHLYILETPLFRVRNPKNHKETTYCYSEEEKQVSIDKLTKGGKKVEITRFKGLGEISPDEFGLFIGENMRLEPVIMEKETSVPKLLSYYMGKNTPDRQRFIIDNLRIEKDVDEVALV, encoded by the coding sequence ATGGCAGAATTGCTTAATCAGTCTGTTCAGTACAATGAAGATAGTATCCGCTCGCTGGATTGGCGCGAACACATCCGCCTGCGGCCCGGCATGTATATCGGTAAACTCGGCGATGGATCGGCGGCCGATGACGGGATCTATGTTCTTATAAAAGAAACCATCGACAACTGCATTGATGAGCATGTGATGGGCTTCGGTAAGGTCATTGATGTGCGTGTAACAGACCATCGGGTAGAGGTGCGCGACTATGGCCGGGGTATTCCACTCGGTAAAGTGGTTGAGGTCGTCTCCAAAATCAATACGGGTGGTAAATACGACTCCGGGGCTTTCCAAAAGTCGGTTGGTCTCAATGGAGTCGGTACGAAAGCCGTCAATGCGCTGTCGACTTATTTCCGCGTTCAGGCGTTTCGGGACGGACGCACGGTCTGGGCCGAATTTGAGCGGGGCGAACTGAAGCAACAGGGCGAAGACGTGACGAATGAGCGCAATGGAACGCTCATCTGCTTTGAACCGGACGATACTGTGTTTAAGCATTTTCATTTCATTCCCCAGTTTCTGGAAAACATGATCTGGAATTATTGCTACCTGAATGCAGGCCTCACCATTTCGTTTAACAAACAGAAATACATATCCCAAAACGGGTTGCTCGATCTGCTGCGCGACAAGACCAAGAAAGATGAAGAATCCCTGCGCTACCCGATCATCCACCTGAAAGGAAATGATCTGGAGATTGCCATGACCCACGGCAACCAGTATGGCGAAGAGTATTATTCGTTTGTCAATGGTCAGTACACAACCCAGGGCGGAACCCACCTCAATGCGCTCAAAGAAGCGGTTGTCGAAACGGTTCGGCGTCACTTCGATAAGAATTACGAGGTATCGGATATCCGTTCATCCATCATTGCGGCCATCAGCATTCGGGTTCAGGAGCCCGTGTTTGAATCGCAGACGAAAACAAAGCTTGGGTCGCAGAACATGTCGCCTGAGCCAAACGCTCAATCGGTCAGTTCATTCGTTAAAGATTTTGTTAAAGAACGCCTGGACGATTTTCTGCACATGAACCCCGCTGTTCGGGAAGCGCTCAAAAAGCGTATCGAACAGTCGGAGCGGGAACGCAAAGAACTCGCCGGTATTAAGAAATTAGCCAATGATCGTGCCAAAAAGGCAAGTTTGCATAACAAAAAATTACGCGACTGCCGAAACCACCTGCCCGATTTGAAAGCCGAAGATCGCTATCAGTCCACCCTGTTTATCACCGAAGGGGACTCAGCCAGTGGATCGATCACAAAATCGCGGAATGTGCAGTCGCAGGCCGTATTTAGCCTGCGCGGTAAGCCTCTCAATTGTTTTGGCCTGACTAAGAAAGTGGTTTATGAAAATGAAGAATTCAACTTGCTGCAGCACGCGCTGGATATTGAAGAAGGCCTGGAAGGATTGCGCTACAATCGGATCGTGATTGCCACCGATGCCGACGTAGACGGCATGCACATTCGGTTATTGATGCTGACGTTTTTTCTTCAGTTTTTCCCGGATCTGGTACGGAACGGCCATTTGTACATTCTCGAAACACCCTTGTTCCGGGTGCGAAATCCGAAAAATCATAAGGAGACGACCTACTGTTATTCGGAAGAAGAAAAACAGGTGAGTATTGATAAGCTGACCAAAGGCGGGAAAAAAGTAGAGATAACACGCTTTAAAGGATTAGGCGAGATTTCGCCGGACGAGTTTGGCCTGTTCATTGGCGAAAACATGCGTCTTGAACCTGTCATCATGGAGAAGGAAACCTCCGTTCCCAAGCTGCTGAGCTATTATATGGGTAAAAACACCCCCGACCGTCAACGCTTCATTATCGACAATTTGCGTATCGAAAAAGATGTCGATGAAGTCGCTTTAGTATAA